The stretch of DNA CGAGGCCTCGATCATCGCCACCAGGCCGCGGGTCTCGATCATTCCCAGAGCTTCACCCATTGATTCCTCCAGAACTGCGGTCGTGAGTCGCAGGTCGTGGGTCGTGAGCAACCCAGCCTCGCATCACGCAAACTTTCTCTCCTACCCCCTACTCCCTAACCTACTACCACCGTCTTTTTGTGTGCCGCATGGCGTCTTCGACGATAGACGCCAATTCTTCCCGCGTCACCACGAACTTGTCCGCCGAACCGGCGGGAGCCTGTGCGGCCCGTGCCGGGGTCGTTGCGGGGCCGGGCTCGGTCACCGGACATCCGGGCGAGCGCGGCGCCGCTGAGGTTACGCCTTCGTATTTTTCCCGCGCGACCATCAGCTTGCTTATATCCTCGTCGCTGAGCAGCTGGGGCCGGCCCAGCAGATGCGACACCAGGGCGATCTTGGCGAAATGCTCGACCGTCTCCATCTTCATGAACGCGCGCAACAGGTCCTCGCCGTAGGTCACCACGCCGTGGTTCGCCATCAGGATGGCATCGTACTGCGGGATCAGCGGCTCCAACGCCTGAGTCAGTTCCGCCGTCCCCGGCGTGCCGTACTTGGCGACCGGGATGCAGCCCAGGGCGAGCACGATCTCCGAGACCAAAGCCTGATTGAGCGGCAGCCCACAGGCGGCATACCCGGTGGCGGTGGGCGGGTGCGCGTGCACGATCCCCTTCACGTCCGGGCGCAGGCGGTAGATCTGCAGGTGCATGGCGATCTCGCTGGAGACGTTGCGCCGCCCGATGACCTTCTTGCCCCGCATATCCACCACCACCAGGTCCTCGGGCTCCATCATGCCCTTGCTCATGCCGGTCGGGGTGGAGAGGACGGTGTCCTGGTCAAGGCGGATGGAGAGATTGCCATCGGTCGCGGCCACGAAGCCCTTCTGGTGGATCATGCGGCCGAAGCGGACGATATCTTCGCGGTGCTGACGTTCGCTCTTCATTTACTACAACTGTAGTAATTAGCCCGACCTTGGGGATGGCGTATGGTAAAGCAGGTCAAGGGAATACTGCAAAAGAAAGTCGCCGGGAGGCAGGAGGCAGGCAGGTTGTTTACTGCCGCCTGCTGCCTGCCACCTGCCTACTAGAATGTTCCGGTGCTGGTCTCGGACTTCGATTACCACCTTCCCGAGGACTTGATCGCCCAGGAGCCGCTGGCGGACCGGGCGGCTTCGCGGATGCTGCGGCTGGGCCGAGCGGCCGGCGCGGTGCGGGACAGCACCTTCCGCGAATTCCCCGAGGCCCTGCGCCCCGGCGATCTGCTGGTGTTGAACAACACTCGGGTGTTTGCGGCTCGGCTTTTCGGACATCGCAGCGGACAGCGTTCGCAGCCCCTGGGCGCGCGCAATCCGGCCTCGCGCGACTTCCTGAAAGGGAGGGTGGAAATCCTGCTCACCCGTCAAACCGGAGCGCAGGAATGGCAAGCGCTGGTCCGTCCGGGGCGGAAGATCGGCATCGGGGAGCGGCTCTACTTCGGCGAGCACGATGAGCTGCAGGCGAAGGTCACGGGACGGGGAGAATTCGGCGAGCGCACGCTGCGCTTCGAGCCGGTGGAAGATTTCTTCGCGACCGTCGAGCAGATCGGGCATGTGCCCCTGCCCCCGTACATCGCGCGCACCGACCGGCCGCGAGACCGCGAGCGCTACCAGACGGTGTACGCCCGGCAGCGTGGATCGGTGGCGGCCCCTACCGCCGGGCTGCATTTCACGCCGGAGATCCTTGCCCGCCTGCGCGAGCGCGGCATCGAAATCGCGGAGATCACTCTGCACGTCGGCCTCGGTACTTTTCAGCCGGTCCATGCGGAGGTCGTAGAGGACCACAAGCTGCACCGGGAGTGGTTCCGGATCAGCGAGGAAGCGGCCGGAAGGATCAACGCTGCGCTGCGGGACGATCGCCGGGTGGTCGCGGTCGGCACCACCAGCGTGCGGACGCTGGAATTCGCCGCATTGAGCAATGGAAAGATCCATGCCGGCGCGGGCGAGGCC from Terriglobales bacterium encodes:
- a CDS encoding class II aldolase/adducin family protein is translated as MKSERQHREDIVRFGRMIHQKGFVAATDGNLSIRLDQDTVLSTPTGMSKGMMEPEDLVVVDMRGKKVIGRRNVSSEIAMHLQIYRLRPDVKGIVHAHPPTATGYAACGLPLNQALVSEIVLALGCIPVAKYGTPGTAELTQALEPLIPQYDAILMANHGVVTYGEDLLRAFMKMETVEHFAKIALVSHLLGRPQLLSDEDISKLMVAREKYEGVTSAAPRSPGCPVTEPGPATTPARAAQAPAGSADKFVVTREELASIVEDAMRHTKRRW
- the queA gene encoding tRNA preQ1(34) S-adenosylmethionine ribosyltransferase-isomerase QueA; the protein is MLVSDFDYHLPEDLIAQEPLADRAASRMLRLGRAAGAVRDSTFREFPEALRPGDLLVLNNTRVFAARLFGHRSGQRSQPLGARNPASRDFLKGRVEILLTRQTGAQEWQALVRPGRKIGIGERLYFGEHDELQAKVTGRGEFGERTLRFEPVEDFFATVEQIGHVPLPPYIARTDRPRDRERYQTVYARQRGSVAAPTAGLHFTPEILARLRERGIEIAEITLHVGLGTFQPVHAEVVEDHKLHREWFRISEEAAGRINAALRDDRRVVAVGTTSVRTLEFAALSNGKIHAGAGEADLFIYPGFQFRVVSAMLTNFHLPRSTLLMLVAAFAGRENVLAAYHHAIEQKYRFYSYGDCMFIE